A region of Lycium barbarum isolate Lr01 chromosome 1, ASM1917538v2, whole genome shotgun sequence DNA encodes the following proteins:
- the LOC132608688 gene encoding O-methyltransferase 1, chloroplastic: MEVLAGFRSRVPLPTSKSRNFKIRGGASFNLDNDFQAAIQRASLRLRESHSPDPLLIDPYVGCLLPSNSLEDMDQQLHPYCLATKFIDDKLLETMRSTDGLKQVVLLTDGLDTRPYRLNWPTSTLIFDICPEKVFRGAVQKLQDAGAKIPRGCLSFHVPSESFDKENILRSKGFSGTRPSIWAFQGLPVVNLASFKDILSIVSNLAMKGCLFLGELPVWLAETEVGDQSATKEWLDDLFMSYGFRVKMIEYDEVARSVSKDSARRASGVDTSILFVAEHLRFSDDQMETWRTEFQRIEEEGDEEGFEEL; this comes from the exons ATGGAAGTGTTAGCTGGCTTCCGATCGAGGGTTCCCTTACCAACATCCAAGAGCAGAAATTTCAAGATTAGAGGTGGAGCAAGCTTCAATCTTGATAATGATTTCCAGGCCGCCATTCAACGAGCTTCACTTCGTCTCCGTGAGTCTCACTCTCCAG ACCCTCTCCTTATCGACCCATATGTTGGCTGCCTTCTTCCTTCGAATAGTCTGGAAGATATGGATCAACAGCTGCATCCCTACTGTCTTGCAACTAAGTTTATTGATGACAAGTTGCTTGAAACAATGCGATCTACTGATGGACTGAAACAG GTTGTTTTGTTAACAGATGGGCTGGATACGCGACCTTACAGGCTCAATTGGCCAACATCAACCTTAATCTTTGACATATGCCCCGAGAAAGTATTTAGAGGAGCAGTTCAGAAGCTTCAAG ATGCTGGGGCTAAGATTCCAAGAGGATGCCTGTCTTTTCATGTCCCATCAGAGTCTTTTGACAAAGAAAATATACTGCGCAGTAAAGGATTCAGCGGTACAAGACCAAGTATATGGGCTTTTCAG GGATTACCTGTTGTGAACTTGGCAAGTTTTAAAGATATCTTGTCCATTGTCAGTAATTTAGCCATGAAGGGATGTCTTTTCTTGGGGGAACTTCCTGTTTGGCTGGCTGAAACTGAAGTTGGAGACCAG TCTGCCACAAAGGAGTGGCTTGACGATCTCTTTATGAGCTATGGTTTTCGGGTGAAGATGATTGAATATGACGAAGTTGCACGAAGCGTCAGCAAAGATTCTGCAAGAAGAGCATCAGGAGTCGACACGAGCATCCTTTTTGTTGCAGAGCATCTACGTTTCTCTGATGATCAG ATGGAAACCTGGAGGACAGAATTTCAGAGAATAGAGGAAGAAGGGGATGAAGAAGGCTTTGAGGAGCTCTAG